TCCCGCCTGCGAGGCTTACGGCATCGGACTGATCCCTTGGAGCCCTCTCGCGCGAGGCATGCTGGGGGGCGCCCTGGCCAAGGCCGCGGCAGGCCGCAGAGCGGAGAAGGATGTCATGAAGCATATCGCCACTCACCGGACAAAGCTCGAGGCCTACGAAAAGTTGTGCAAGAAGCTGGGCGAAGCCCCGGCTGATGTGGCCCTCGCTTGGTTGCTGCAGCAGAAGGCCGTCACGGCGCCGATCATCGGCCCGCGCACGCTGGAGCAATTGAACGGTGCGATGCGCGCGGTCAAGCTTTCCCTGCACCGCGAGACGCTGAAGCAGCTCGACAAGATCTTTCCGGGACCCGGCGGTCCAGCCCCGGAAGCTTACGCCTGGTAGCGCAGACATTACTGGCCTGTCAGGAGCCTGACGACACAGTCAGGTTCCGCGCAGGACTCATTGATTCGCCCTGCGCGATCGTCCTACAGACGTCCTAGAAAAATTTCCCTGTCGCCGAATGCCCCACCCGCGCCAAACGCGGCTCCAGGCCATGCGATCAGGCGCCCCTTCCTGCCCCACTCAAGATTGCCTTCCAGCGAACCGAGAGAAAGATAGGAACGGCATCAGACTTGCTGTTCTACTCAGTGAGGCGCGCACCTCGTCGGTATCACGAAGGTTGGTCGGACTCACCACCAACACGAGGGGGAAGTTATGCGTACCTTACGCCGCGCCGGATTCAGTCTCTGCCTCTTCACCTTTCTCACCGCCATAGCCCTTCCTGCTTTTTCTCAGCAGCTACCAGCGGAACCAGGCGCTGAACGGCTCATCAACGAAGACGTGAACGTCGTGGCCGGACTCTACATCCGCGAGTATTCACTGGCCGGGAACGGCATTGTCGATTTCAAAACCGCCCGCCAGATCATTCAAGCGGAACACAACGCCTTCGGAAACACCGTGGTCGAAACAATGCCGTACCCGCTCTTCTATTGGTACGACGAGCAGGACACCGGCGATTTCCACATGTGGGTCGACCAGAAAGGTGAAGGCTGTCGCTGCGACATCGTGCCCTACGTGGCAATGGCGGGAGAGTGATGAAACCAGACGTCCGAGACGAACAGCACCATCGAGATAGACGCATCTCGCGTCTCACGTCTGCCATCCCGCGATTGCCGCATGTGTCCCCCGGTACCGGGACCTTTTTTCCCGACGGCAGCACAAGCTTTCCGGAGTCCGGACATTCCTGCCGGGTTGGAGGACAAGCGACTGTTTCCGTTCTCGCAGCATTCGCGCAAGGCGCGGGCTGTCCAATGAAGAACAGTGTGAACACACACATCTTGTACGGAGCGACGAGAGACTACGCAATCAGCGCGCCTGGTCCCGACGCCGGTACCTGCGTAACGACCTGCCATCACCGCGTCTCTGGGCTGCTTCGTCGTTTCTATCGCGGGATATCGTCGACCAAAGAAGGACAGCAGGCGTTGCGACGCAAGCGGCACTATCCTTGCTCCCTTCATCGTCCCTGGCAATCCCTCGACCACCGGCAGCAGGGAGGTATACGCGCATGAACGCCCATCAGGTCCATCCACGGACACAGGCAAAACGCACCGCAGCGGCCCCGTCGCCGGCGCTCGCATCACAATGTCCCCTGTGCCGAGGACATCTCGTGGCCGACGTCTATGTCGACACCATCGATGCCGGCGGACATGTGTGGGTCCGCGCGCTCCGTTGCGTGCAGTGTCGAAAGATTGCGGATGCCGCAGGGGAACCGATCGAAAAGCACTACGGGATTCACCGGTTGAAACGCGGAAACCTGACGCCACAGCACATCGGAGATGAGGTTACTCCGTTGGGAACCTAGTGATCCGGTGAACCGATAAATTGGTCCGGTTACGGAACGACGGGGTGCTAGATTCGCTCTCGCCCCAGCACACTCCAAACCAAGCCACCGGCCGAGGCTCCGGCGACATCGGCCACCAAGTCCAGCACATCGGCTTCCCGAAACGGAACAAAGAGCTGGTGAATTTCGTCGCTCGCCCCGTAGCAGGCGCAAAAGGCAACGGCATAAGAAAATGCGGACTGCGCAATGGTTGGACCGGCGGCGTGACGGCAGGCTCGAAAGGTGAGCGCTCCAAGCACGCTGTACTCGCAGAAATGCAGCACTTTGTCCGACACTTCTTTCATGAGGGAAGAGACCGCCTCCGGCGTGGCAGAGAGCGAGGACCCATAGAAGATCAACGCGGCATACGCCGCCACCGGGCCCCAATACCAGAGGTTCAACGCGATCGAACGGTCCTGAAGATGTTGCGCGGAAGGGGATGCGATCTGCTCAGACGACATAGGGCCTCACTGGTCGGGGCTTACGCGAGTTGCATGATCACGCGTGTTCGTTGCAACCCTCATACCCCTATGACATACTGCGCCTGACTCTGCAACAAACTTCACGATGAAAGACATTCGCCTCTGCTTCCTCTGGCATATGCACCAGCCGTACTACACGGACCCCGTGGCGGGGTCCGCGAGTATGCCCTGGGTGCGCCTCCATGCGACGAAGGCCTACTACGACATGGCCTTCATTCTCGAGCAGTATCCACACGCTCGATCGACGTTTAACTTCACCCCGTCGCTCCTGCTCCAGCTCGAGGAATTTTCAACCGGCCGCGTACGAGACCTTTTTCTCGAATACGCGCAACGGCCGGCGGCCGATCTGACCTCGACCGAAAAGGCCTTCCTCATTCGTCATTTCTTCTCAGCCAACTGGGCCACCATGGTGCGTCCTTTCCCGCGCTATCACGAGCTGCTGGTCAAACGCGGCACGGACGTTCAGGGGCGGGACCTGGATCGCATCGCCAAGACGTTTTCCACGCAGGACTTCCTCGACCTTCAGGTCTGGCACAATTTGGCCTGGTTCGGGTACGGCAGCATGAAACAGTTCCCCCGGCTCGCCGCCTTGCGCGCAAAGAACCGCGGATTCACCGAGGAGGAAAAGCAGGAAGTGCTCGCGCTCCAGCAGGAGGCGATCCGACGAATCGTGCCGATGTATCGCGCGCTCCAGGATCGGGGCCAGGTCGAACTCACGACCACGCCGTTCTTTCATCCGATCCTGCCGCTGGTCATCGATACCGAGTTCACCCGCCGCGCGCGGCCCGACCTGCCGCTCCCGGCTCGCTTCCATGCACCGGCGGACGCCGAAGCCCAGATCCAACGGGCGGTTGAGTACCATACCCGCACGTTCGGCCGAGCCCCGGCTGGGCTCTGGCCGTCGGAAGGCTCCGTCTGTCCTGAAATGTTCCCGATTCTCGCGAAGGCAGGGATTCGCTGGTTGGCCACCGACGAGGGCGTGCTCTATCGCTCCATTCAAATGGCCCACCAGGCCTGGAACCGCCACTATCATCTATACCAGCCCTATCGCACCGAATTTTCCGATCCCCCGCTTGCCATGCTGTTCCGGGACCGCGACATTTCGGATGCCTTCGGCTTCGTTTACCATAAAACCACCCCGGACTCGGCGGCGGAAGATGTGCTTCGCCGCGTGCGCAGCCTCGCCCATGACATCCCCCATGCCCAAGGCATCATCCCGGTGATTCTGGACGGCGAAAACCCCTGGGAGCATTACCACGACGGCGGCGAGCGGTTCCTCTCGCTGTTGTTCCAGGCGTTTGAACCGGACGGACTGCATATCGGCCACGGCATCCGTGTCAGAACGAGCACGATCGGTGACGCGCTCGGAGCGACGCCGCCGACACAACGCCTCACCCAACTCCACTCCGGCTCCTGGATCAACCAGGACTTCAAGATTTGGATCGGCCACTACGAGGACAACCGCGGGTGGGACCTGCTGCAACATACGAGGGCCCGGCTCCTGGAAGTCACCCCGTCGTTGCCGCCGGATCGCGCGCAGGCGGCCTGGGACGAGTTGTATGCCGCTGAAGGTAGCGACTGGTTTTGGTGGTACGGCGACGACTTCGACACCGACTACAAGCAGGAGTTCGACCGGCTGTTTCGCACGCATCTGCGTAACGTGTGGACCTATGCGGGCCTGACGCCGCCGGACATGCTCAACGAACCGATCGTCAAGGTGAGGACGGCCCAGGAACTGGATCTCGTGCAGCTCCCGGTTACGTTCGTCCAGCCCACGATCGACGGCGCCGTCTCGAATTTTTTCGAGTGGCGCGGGGCCGGCATGATCAATCCCAACCCACCGTTGGGCGCCATGTGGAAATCCGAAGGGCTGTTTGCCGCAATCTTTTTCGGCTTCGATCGGGAGCACCTCTACCTGCGGCTCGATCCGGACGACCGGTCCCAATCCAGGCAGGAACAGTGCACGGCGGACCTCACCATCTCCTGCGGCATCCAGCAATACCGGCTCTCCTGCTCACTCGCACCGACCGGCGTCCACACCTTCATCGCCAGCCAGGCGGACGACACTGGAAGTTTTCACGAGCTTCGGCAGTACAGTTCCATTGCGCGCGGCAGGATCCTCGAATTGGCCGTGCCGTTCAAAGACTTCGATATCGCCGTCGGCGACGAAGTTCGGCTGGTGCTCACGGTGTCCGAGAATCAACTGGAAGTGGCGCGATACCCGCACCACAACCCCGTCACCTTCCAACGCCCCGGCGACGACTTTGAATCGGCGATGTGGAGAGTATAGGGGAAAGGACAAATTGCTGACCGCATAATTTGGCGATGTGTCCTACGACTATTCCATTTGTCCTTCGACTCTTGAACTCACCAGATCGCTGGATTACCAAATCAACCTTGAGGAGACTCGATGCCTGAGTTACGACGCGATCCGATCGTAGGACGATGGGTGATCATTTCCACGGAGCGCAGCGGCCGGCCGCAAGACTTGATCGTGCCCTGCCCGCCGGTCGCTTCCAATGCGCTTTGCCCGTTCTGTCCCGGCCAAGAACGCCTCACGCCGCGGGAGATCCTCGCCTACCGCGCGTCCGGATCGGAGCCCAACGGTCCCAATTGGCACGTGCGCGTGGTCCCGAATAAATTTCCGGCGCTCCAAGTCGAGGGCGAGATGGGACGGGAAGGCATCGGGCTCTACGACCGCATGAACGGGATCGGCGCGCATGAAGTCATCATCGAGACCCCCAACCACAGCGACGGCCTCGGCGATATTCCGCCCAAGCGGGTCGAAGACGTGTTGTGGGCCTATCGCGACCGCATCCTCGACCTGAAAAAGGATCTTCGGTTTCGCTACATCCTGATCTTTAAGAACCACGGCGCCGCCGCCGGGGCGACGCTGGAGCACAGCCACTCGCAATTGATCGCACTCCCCATCGTCCCCACCAACGTGATGGAGGAGATCGACGGGTGCCGCGCCCACTACCAGCAGAAGGAACGCTGCATCTACTGCGACGTGATGCGGCAAGATCTGGCGGACGGCGGCCGAGTAGTGGCGGAAAACCCGGAGTTCGTCTGCATCACTCCGTTCGCACCGCGATTTCCCTTCGAGATGTGGATCCTGCCCAAGCGGCACGCGGGCTATTTCGAGGAAAGCCAGCGGGGGCAATTCGAATTCTTAGCCCCGATCCTCTGTGAATCGCTCAAACGGATGGACAAGGTGCTGGCTAAACCGGCCTACAACTTCATGCTACACAGTTCCCC
This Nitrospiraceae bacterium DNA region includes the following protein-coding sequences:
- a CDS encoding VanZ family protein; its protein translation is MSSEQIASPSAQHLQDRSIALNLWYWGPVAAYAALIFYGSSLSATPEAVSSLMKEVSDKVLHFCEYSVLGALTFRACRHAAGPTIAQSAFSYAVAFCACYGASDEIHQLFVPFREADVLDLVADVAGASAGGLVWSVLGRERI
- a CDS encoding DUF4931 domain-containing protein — translated: MPELRRDPIVGRWVIISTERSGRPQDLIVPCPPVASNALCPFCPGQERLTPREILAYRASGSEPNGPNWHVRVVPNKFPALQVEGEMGREGIGLYDRMNGIGAHEVIIETPNHSDGLGDIPPKRVEDVLWAYRDRILDLKKDLRFRYILIFKNHGAAAGATLEHSHSQLIALPIVPTNVMEEIDGCRAHYQQKERCIYCDVMRQDLADGGRVVAENPEFVCITPFAPRFPFEMWILPKRHAGYFEESQRGQFEFLAPILCESLKRMDKVLAKPAYNFMLHSSPLHERTGEFYHWHLEIIPKLTQVAGFEWGTGFYINPVSPEESASALRDAEI